From a region of the Calliphora vicina chromosome 4, idCalVici1.1, whole genome shotgun sequence genome:
- the l(1)G0196 gene encoding inositol hexakisphosphate and diphosphoinositol-pentakisphosphate kinase isoform X3 has translation MEWTWLRDWWRLKKYRCEHRRRKLKHLTHLNHSDSNDDDNPTSTSHHYHHQHHHHQHNQFNNKNQSCSDFDEDDIEKFISDDEELQQKRIRRHRRRIKLKRLNTIESENNENNDDVDKCKHNNEVGGGVGDVGNGDNSVNDHDQANDSDGYYDDDDDEVDDFCFCDECLNGDTDFCESNDGMDSDASTSSNPGKQVVVGICAMAKKTQSKPMKEILTRLQEFEFIKMVIFEEDVILKEPVENWPICDCLVSFHSKGFPLEKAIQYSQQRKPYVLNNLHMQYDIQDRRRVYAILEKEGIEIPRYAVLDRDSPDPKQHELIESEDHVEVNGIIFNKPFVEKPVSAEDHNIYIYYPTSAGGGSQRLFRKIGSRSSVYSPESRVRKTGSFIYEDFMPTDGTDVKVYTVGPDYAHAEARKSPALDGKVERDSEGKEIRYPVILNHAEKLISRKVCLAFKQTVCGFDLLRANGKSYVCDVNGFSFVKNSNKYYDDCAKILGNMILRELTPTLHIPWSVPFQLDDPPIVPTTFGKMMELRCVVAVIRHGDRTPKQKMKVEVRHPKFFEIFEKYDGFKHGHVKLKRPKQLQEILDIARFLLAEIETKDNAEIEEKKSKLEQLKSVLEMYGHFSGINRKVQMKYQPKGRPRGSSSDDGNNVKTLDAPTEPSLVLILKWGGELTPAGRIQAEELGRIFRCMYPGGQGRQDYSGTQGLGLLRLHSTFRHDLKIYASDEGRVQMTAAAFAKGLLALEGELTPILVQMVKSANTNGLLDNDCDSSKYQNMAKNRLHELMQVDREFTADDRMAINPNNSISINQALDFVKNPVECCNHVHSLIKELLIIISVKKDDPKTKDAILYHGETWDLMRCRWEKIEKDFSTKSKLYDISKIPDIYDCIKYDLQHNQHTLQYDQAEELYIYSKYLADIVIPQEYGLTMQEKLTIGQGICTPLLKKIKSDLQRNIEEVEDESVNRLNPQYSHGVASPGRHVRTRLYFTSESHVHSLLTVLRYGGLLNVLTDEQWRRAMDYISMVSELNYMSQIVIMLYEDPTKDPTSEERFHVELHFSPGVNCCVQKNLPPGPGFRPHSRNDSGQLRTSNHEDCNSNPSRIDEENDTEESPVKTHMLSPDSLDCEIRPLKSKPIPIGAHHTVSGHEAMDLAKRLNQELASQQQQTKQTGSLEANRPISPDGEPRSRSFEQRPKNIKEEEVESNVSRHDKEFQEILTSRVTNHNRSAFQIRVTDNLTLFKIDSSTNELPLSEIDFSVNPGTPESHDICIAHQKSASPGDRLQKRQSQLLTMRRMESGDEPDFVQKLRDIRKISPLATNEHPLSCNCSFHLASVSEDVAYPHAHSKSEADISDIVPYVAKVSSPPIYVASPRTSFEEEYQLSSSAPAALMSREFHMSLRKKSDTLKPSSASNSPTASTLQLCQALDEPPSTSSLSGSRLSRNKHAVNSRDFKPLKQCLPSAQSAPIIVDLGNPFRFPALYSFKQFAPIAENAATNTTFSPSIPDPDTNTTYNTPTTPIITVLDTNYVPPSSSPSPPPQQHFNAYHHPYHNPNPFPLQHHHIHHDRSYHHPHLHLHHYNNNNNNNNAHLHHTPSAHIPNVVVTFPCNSPSSSTNLNDLPFKTNDFDEFNTNFTSTSGAVSSIHNHHHNQPLNTPSRISRSSRSHTPIDSFDKPFNTSSIIKPTIADTTTDNTVTSTSSSSSVSSRRQRHSIAGQMSYMKMLGFGGFSKKMTTSSNSLFSTAVITGSSSAPNLRDMIPVSSSVFSLTVLDGFGGVPPIRPLETLHNALSLKQLDHFLEKMTSAPLFKTPTCTPPKNPSTPLSMITTTTLEEEPLASTPTNHVCRCNDNSVVNDTNPDRCSMCGHQLRPAIPGAASTPLTPAVEVNLMMKSVNDNAGPLCK, from the exons ATGGAATGGACTTGGTTGAGAGATTGGTggcgtttaaaaaaatatcgttGTGAGCATCGCAGGCGGAAACTAAAACATTTAACACACTTGAATCACAGCGATAGTAATGATGATGATAATCCAACATCAACAAGTCATCATTATCACcaccaacatcatcatcatcagcacaatcaatttaataataaaaatcaaagttgtAGCGATTTCGATGAAGatgatattgaaaaatttataagtGATGATGAAGAACTCCAACAGAAACGTATAAGACGTCATCGAAGACGTATTAAGCTCAAACGTCTGAATACAATTGAAAGTGAGAATAATGAAAATAACGATGACGTAGATAAATGTAAACACAATAATGAGGTGGGGGGTGGGGTTGGTGATGTTGGTAATGGTGATAACAGTGTTAATGATCATGACCAAGCTAATGATAGCGATGGCTACTAcgatgacgacgatgatgaaGTCGATGACTTTTGCTTTTGTGATGAATGCTTAAAT GGCGACACAGATTTCTGTGAGAGTAATGACGGCATGGATTCGGATGCTAGTACCTCCTCAAACCCTGGCAAACAGGTGGTGGTGGGCATATGTGCCATGGCAAAGAAGACACAATCGAAACCCATGAAAGAAATTCTAACACGTTTGCAGGagtttgaatttattaaaatggttATATTCGAAGAGGATGTTATATTAAAG gaACCCGTTGAAAATTGGCCTATATGCGACTGTTTAGTATCCTTTCACTCTAAGGGCTTTCCTTTGGAAAAGGCCATACAATATTCTCAGCAGCGCAAGCCGTATGTTCTTAACAATCTTCATATGCAATATGATATACAGGATCGTCGTAGAGTCTATGCAATTTTGGAAAAGGAAGGCATTGAAATACCACGTTATGCGGTATTGGATCGTGATTCACCAGATCCTAAAC aacATGAACTTATTGAATCGGAGGATCATGTTGAAGTTAATGgcattatatttaataaacctTTTGTGGAGAAACCGGTATCGGCTGAAGATCATAATATCTATATATACTACCCAACATCGGCTGGGGGTGGTAGTCAGCGTTTATTTAGAAAG ATTGGCAGCCGCAGCAGTGTTTATTCACCCGAATCTCGTGTCCGTAAAACGGGTTCATTTATTTACGAAGATTTCATGCCCACTGATG GTACCGATGTCAAAGTCTATACTGTGGGTCCCGACTATGCACATGCTGAAGCACGCAAAAGTCCGGCTTTAGATGGCAAAGTTGAGCGCGACAGTGAGGGCAAAGAGATTCGCTATCCGGTCATATTAAATCATGCCGAGAAACTAATATCACGTAAAGTTTGTTTGGCCTTCAAACAGACCGTCTGTGGTTTTGATTTATTAAG aGCTAATGGCAAATCGTATGTATGCGATGTGAATggttttagttttgttaaaaattccaataaataCTACGATGATTGTGCTAAAATATTGGGCAATAtgattttaagagaattaacaCCTACCTTGCATATACCCTGGTCTGTGCCCTTTCAACTCGACGATCCACCCATAGTACCCACCACCTTTGGCAAGATGATGGAGCTGCGCTGTGTTGTAGCTGTTATAAGACATGGTGATCGTACGCCTAAACAGAAAATGAAAGTTGAAGTTAGACATCCCAA attctttgaaattttcgaaaaatatgatGGCTTTAAGCACGGTCATGTCAAATTGAAACGCCCTAAGCAATTGCAAGAAATTTTAGATATTGCCCGTTTCTTATTGGCCGAAATCGAAACTAAAGATAATGCCGAAATTGAGGAGAAAAAGAGTAAATTGGAACAATTGAAAAGTGTTTTAGAAAT GTATGGCCACTTTTCTGGTATTAATCGCAAAGTAcaaatgaaatatcaacccaagGGTCGTCCACGAGGTTCAAGTTCTGATGACGGTAATAATGTTAAGactt TAGACGCACCCACAGAACCATCTTTAGTGCTTATATTGAAATGGGGTGGAGAATTAACACCAGCTGGTCGTATACAGGCCGAAGAATTGGGCAGAATATTTAGATGTATGTATCCGGGAGGACAAGGACGTCAGGATTATTCCGGCACCCAAGGTTTGGGTTTATTAAG ATTACATTCAACGTTTCGTCATGATTTGAAAATCTATGCCTCGGATGAGGGTAGAGTACAAATGACTGCCGCAGCATTTGCCAAGGGTCTGTTGGCCTTGGAAGGTGAACTAACACCCATTTTAGTACAAATGGTTAAGAGTGCTAATACAAATGGTTTATTGGACAATGATTGTGATTCCagtaaatatcaaaatat GGCTAAAAATCGTTTACATGAATTAATGCAAGTTGATCGTGAATTTACCGCCGATGATCGTATGGCCATTAATCCCAACAACAGCATTTCCATTAACCAGGCTTTGGATTTTGTTAAAAACCCGGTGGAATGCTGCAACCATGTACACAGTCTCATAAAGGAACTATTGATTATAATCAGCGTGAAAAAAGATGATCCAAAAACGAAAGATGCCATACTGTATCATGGCGAGACTTGGGACTTAATGCGCTGTCGTTgggaaaaaatcgaaaaagattTTAGTACCAAATCAAAATTATATGATATATCGAAAATTCCTGATATTTATGATTGCATTAAATACGATTTACAGCACAATCAACACACTCTGCAATACGATCAGGCCGAAGAGTTGTATATTTATTCTAAATATTTGGCCGATATTGTTATACCGCAAGAGTATGGTTTAACCATGCAGGAGAAACTTACAATTGGCCAGGGTATATGTACGCCATTATTGAAAAAGATCAAATCGGATTTACAGCGTAACATTGAAGAGGTGGAAGATGAGTCGGTAAATCGTTTGAATCCTCAGTATAGTCATGGTGTTGCTAGCCCTGGTAGGCATGTACGCACACGCTTGTATTTCACTAGTGAGAGTCATGTACATTCTCTGTTAACCGTGTTACGCTATGGCGGTCTGCTGAATGTTTTAACCGATGAACAATGGCGTCGTGCTATGGATTATATTTCGATGGTGTCTGAGCTCAATTATATGTCACAAATTGTTATAATGCTTTATGAAGATCCTACTAAGGATCCCACTTCGGAGGAGAGATTTCATGTTGAATTGCATTTTAGTCCGGGTGTTAATTGTTGTGTGCAGAAGAATCTACCGCCGGGACCAGGTTTTCGACCACATTCTCGTAATGATTCGGGTCAATTGAGGACTTCG AACCATGAAGACTGCAACAGTAATCCTTCCCGCATCGATGAGGAAAATGACACTGAAGAAAGCCCTGTTAAAACTCATAtg CTCTCACCCGATAGTTTAGATTGTGAAATTCGACCCTTGAAATCCAAACCCATACCTATAGGAGCCCATCACACGGTATCGGGTCATGAGGCTATGGATTTGGCTAAACGTCTTAATCAAGAATTGGCttcgcaacaacaacaaaccaaACAGACGGGCTCTCTGGAAGCCAACCGGCCCATTAGTCCTGATGGTGAGCCAAGGTCGCGTAGTTTTGAACAGAgaccaaaaaatattaaag AAGAAGAGGTTGAATCGAATGTTTCACGCCATGACAAAGAATTCCAAGAGATTCTAACCTCACGTGTCACTAACCATAATCGCTCTGCTTTTCAAATACGAGTAACTGATAATCTAACACTTTTCAAAATTGATTCATCCACCAATGAATTGCCTTTATCTGAAATAGATTTTTCTGTAAATCCAGGCACACCCGAAAGTCATGATATATGTATAGCTCATCAGAAATCCGCCTCACCAGGTGATCGTTTGCAAAAGCGCCAGTCTCAGTTGCTGACCATGCGTCGCATGGAAAGTGGCGATGAACCGGATTTTGTACAGAAACTAAGGGATATTCGAAAAATCTCACCATTAGCCACCAATGAGCATCCGTTATCTTGCAATTGTTCGTTTCATTTGGCCAGTGTTAGTGAGGATGTTGCTTATCCGCATGCTCATTCGAAAAGTGAAGCAGATATTTCGGATATTGTACCGTATGTGGCTAAAGTATCTAGTCCGCCCATATATGTTGCTTCACCAAGGACTTCTTTTGAGGAGGAATATCAATTGTCATCCTCTGCTCCCGCAGCTCTAATGAGTAGAGAATTTCATATGAGTTTACGTAAAAAATCGGACACACTAAAACCTTCCTCGGCTTCTAATTCTCCCACCGCTTCCACACTACAATTATGTCAGGCTTTAGATGAACCACCCAGCACTTCGAGTCTGTCTGGTTCTAGGTTGTCACGTAACAAGCATGCTGTTAATAGTAGAGATTTTAAACCCCTTAAACAATGTTTACCTTCAGCCCAATCGGCACCAATTATAGTAGATTTGGGAAATCCTTTTCGATTTCCCGctttatatagttttaaacaatttgctCCAATTGCTGAAAATGCTGCAACTAATACAACCTTTTCTCCTTCCATCCCCGACCCTGACACGAACACAACATACAACACACCCACGACACCCATCATTACTGTTCTCGACACAAATTATGTACCACCGTCATCTTCGCCATCACCACCACCTCAACAACATTTTAATGCCTATCATCATCCCTATCACAATCCCAATCCTTTTCCACTCCAACACCATCATATACATCATGATCGTTCTTATCATCATCCTCATTTGCATCTTCATCattataacaataacaataataataacaatgcgCACTTACACCACACACCTTCCGCTCATATACCAAATGTTGTTGTTACTTTCCCCTGTAATTCTCCCTCGTCCTCcacaaatttaaatgatttgccTTTTAAAACCAATGATTTCGatgaatttaatacaaatttcacTTCTACATCTGGCGCCGTCTCCTCTATCCACAACCACCACCACAACCAACCCCTTAACACTCCTTCTCGCATCTCTCGATCATCTCGCTCACACACCCCAATTGATTCCTTCGATAAACCTTTTAACACTTCCTCCATTATCAAACCTACTATTGCTGATACCACTACAGATAATACGGTCACTTCGACATCATCGTCGTCATCGGTATCGTCTAGACGTCAAAGACACAGTATTGCCGGCCAGATGTCTTATATGAAAATGTTGGGATTCGGTGGTTTTAGTAAAAAGATGACCACTAGCTCCAATAGCTTATTTAGTACAGCGGTTATAACTGGCAGTTCCTCAGCTCCAAATTTGAGAGATATGATACCAGTATCCTCATCGG TCTTCTCGTTAACAGTTCTGGATGGTTTTGGTGGAGTACCACCGATCCGGCCATTGGAAACATTACACAATGCATTGTCGCTCAAACAGCTGGATCATTTCCTAGAGAAAATGACTTCGGCACCGCTCTTTAAAACGCCCACATGCACGCCGCCCAAAAATCCTTCCACCCCATTGTCCATGATCACAACGACAACGCTGGAGGAGGAGCCATTGGCCAGCACGCCCACAAATCATGTGTGTCGCTGCAACGACAATAGTGTGGTGAATGATACGAATCCCGATAGATGTAGTATGTGCGGTCATCAGTTGCGACCCGCCATACCGGGTGCCGCCTCAACACCCTTAACACCAGCTGTTGAAGTCAATTTGATGATGAAATCAGTCAACGATAATGCCGGACCACTTTGTAAGTGA